One Ananas comosus cultivar F153 unplaced genomic scaffold, ASM154086v1, whole genome shotgun sequence genomic window carries:
- the LOC109705769 gene encoding uncharacterized protein LOC109705769, producing the protein MSAGRSSVLRQPEGSRAAPSGRVFTTQVEEPAVPDDVVAGTVLIKGTRARALFDTGASHSFIGASFARPHGIEVLYSPDYWWVNAPEHSFSVHEECKACPVQIGEWIMLADFLVLNQMWGYDVILGINWLSKYYAVIDCESKVITFREPNQEEVVYHACKSSRFAVTVSASRTRKMIKGGCVAYLATMVETQRKPPMLGDIRVAREFPDVFSTELLGLPPDREIEFVIDLVPGTTPVSKALYRMAPAELVELKAQLQDLLDKGFAKQSSSVGAEFCTFPDILEGRGQWSDP; encoded by the coding sequence atgtcggctggacgctcATCAGTACtacgtcagccggagggatctcGAGCAGCACCGAGTGGACGAGTTTTCACCACTCAGGTAGAAGAGCCTGCCGTACCAGATGACGTTGTGGCAGGTACTGTTTtaattaaaggcactagagctagagcattaTTCGATACTGGTGCATCTCACTCATTCATTGGCGCGTCGTTCGCTAGACCACATGGCATTGAAGTGTTGTATAGCCCggattattggtgggttaaTGCACCAGAGCATTCTTTTAGTGTCCACGAGGAGTGCAAGGCTTGTCCAGTACAGATAGGTGAGTGGATTATGCTGGCGGACTTTCTTGTGTTGAACCAGATGTGGGGCTATGATGTTATCCTCGGAATTAATTGGCTCTCAAAGTATTATGCTGTTATTGATTGTgagagcaaggtgatcacttttcgtgaaccTAACCAAGAGGAGGTGGTGTATCATGCATgtaaaagctcgcgcttcgcggtGACTGTATCGGCGTCGAGGACAAGAAAGATGATTAAAGGtggatgtgtggcctatttggcgacgaTGGTGGAGACTCAAAGGAAGCCCCCGATGCTtggggatattcgagtagcacgtgaatttccggatgtgttttCGACAGAGTTACTGGGATtaccaccggaccgggagatcgagttcgttattgacttggttcccggaACGACGCCAGTTTCAAAGGCtctgtatagaatggcaccggcggagttaGTAGAGTTAAAAGCTCAATTGCAAGACTTACTTGATAAGGGCTTTGCGAAGcaga